A segment of the Flavobacterium azooxidireducens genome:
TGGTTTAGAACCAACCCATTCGATCGTAGATTTTGATGCATCAACAGTGTAAGTTGAAGCTTCTTCAGTTGCTACAGCTGCGTCAACGGCTTCAGTAGATTCAACTTTGTCATTTTTACAAGAAGTTAAAGATAGAGTTGCTAATACAACTAAGCTTAAAATGGTTTTTTTCATAGTGAATAAGTTTTTTAATTTTAACAAAAGTAGAAAACGAACAGGCACATTATTCTTAAAGAAATACTAAATTTTTTTATTTCAATTTTTGAATGATAAATTTAAAGCGAATATTTTACGCTGACAATTTGACATTTTTCAACAATTGGCAGTACTTTTGCAATCCAAAAAATCAAACAACAAAATGTTTAAAAAATTTTTTAAAAATATGAATCAGGAGAATACAGATAATATTGAAAAGGAGATCATTGAAAACGAAGTTTCAAACGAGCAAAATCTAGAAAATACTGAGGTTCCAACTATCGAAATATCAAACGAAGAAAGACTTGAACAAGACTTAGCCAAAGAAAAAGACAAGTTTTTACGCCTTTTTGCCGAGTTTGAAAACTTTAAAAAACGAACAGCCAAAGAACGAATGGATTTGTTTAAAACTGCCAATCAAGAAGTTTTACAAGCCATGTTGCCGGTTATGGACGATTTTGACAGAGCTTTGATTCAAATTTCTAAAAGTGATACCACCGAAGATCAAGTGTTGTTAAAAGGTGTGGAATTGATTCACGAAAAATTAAAATCAACCCTTGTATCCAAAGGATTAGAGCAAGTTGAAA
Coding sequences within it:
- a CDS encoding nucleotide exchange factor GrpE, producing the protein MFKKFFKNMNQENTDNIEKEIIENEVSNEQNLENTEVPTIEISNEERLEQDLAKEKDKFLRLFAEFENFKKRTAKERMDLFKTANQEVLQAMLPVMDDFDRALIQISKSDTTEDQVLLKGVELIHEKLKSTLVSKGLEQVEIKAGDVFNADFAEAITQIPAPSDDLKGKIVDVIEKGYKLGDKIIRFPKVIIGQ